In Chthonomonadales bacterium, a single window of DNA contains:
- a CDS encoding 1-phosphofructokinase family hexose kinase — protein MILTVTLNAAVDRTYRIEGFVVDRVHRPVEWRVAAGGKGVNVARVYQTLGGRAVALAFLGGQSGALIERALADEGIEAAPVPTAGESRLCIAVVDPVAHTQTEVNETGPPVSAAEVSALRDRVRDLLAGRRFAFVALSGSVPPGTPDGIYADLIEVARRHGVRAVLDASGAALRDGVRAVPWMVKPNYHEACALAGADLRSEAELQGLARHLRSGGIEVVALTLGERGALCVRSGSVLRARPPAVEFVSAVGSGDAFVAAYLWSDERGCTADEALRMAVGAGAANAAVYGAGFCTAAAIRAAAGGTEMIAVPEDST, from the coding sequence TTGATCCTGACCGTCACGTTGAACGCCGCGGTCGACCGGACCTACCGGATCGAGGGGTTCGTGGTCGACCGCGTGCACCGTCCCGTGGAGTGGCGCGTTGCGGCCGGCGGCAAGGGCGTGAACGTGGCCCGCGTGTACCAGACGCTCGGCGGCCGGGCCGTGGCGCTGGCGTTCCTCGGCGGCCAGAGTGGCGCCCTGATCGAGCGGGCGCTGGCAGACGAGGGCATCGAGGCCGCGCCGGTGCCGACGGCCGGGGAGTCCCGGCTCTGTATCGCCGTGGTCGATCCCGTGGCGCACACCCAGACCGAGGTGAACGAGACCGGGCCGCCGGTGTCGGCAGCCGAGGTCAGTGCACTGCGCGACCGGGTCCGCGATCTGCTGGCAGGCCGGCGGTTCGCCTTCGTGGCGCTGTCGGGAAGCGTGCCTCCGGGAACTCCCGACGGCATCTACGCGGATTTGATCGAGGTGGCGCGCAGACATGGCGTGCGCGCGGTACTCGATGCCAGTGGCGCCGCGCTGCGTGACGGGGTTCGCGCCGTTCCGTGGATGGTCAAGCCGAACTATCACGAGGCCTGCGCGCTGGCCGGCGCCGATCTGCGGAGCGAGGCCGAGTTGCAGGGCCTGGCCCGTCACCTGCGGTCCGGCGGCATCGAGGTCGTGGCGCTGACGCTCGGCGAGCGCGGCGCCCTGTGCGTACGCTCGGGGAGCGTGCTGCGCGCCAGACCTCCCGCCGTAGAGTTCGTGAGCGCGGTCGGCTCCGGCGATGCGTTCGTGGCTGCTTACCTCTGGTCGGACGAGCGCGGGTGTACGGCCGACGAGGCGCTTCGGATGGCGGTCGGCGCGGGCGCGGCCAACGCCGCCGTGTATGGCGCCGGGTTCTGCACCGCCGCGGCCATCCGGGCAGCAGCAGGCGGCACGGAGATGATCGCCGTGCCGGAGGACTCTACCTAG